The following proteins are encoded in a genomic region of Methanomicrobia archaeon:
- a CDS encoding DUF354 domain-containing protein translates to MRVLIDIGHPAHVHLFKHCIWNLERSGHEVIVTARKKEVTLNLLHAYGLTYYDLGEHYATTLGKASGMIKRNYKLYRIAKKFVPNILVGVHDPYIAQVGKLLRKPSITFTDTEHVRLSSKLTFPFTNVICTPACFKERLNPQKHVRYNGYHELAYLHPKYFAPDDTVLAGMGLSRNDQFIILRFISWGASHDVHLMGIDKGSALEFIKSLERYGRVFITSERKLSTELEQYRLAVPPEQMLSLLYYADLYIGEGGTMAAEAAILGTPAIHIESTSKGIATGNFSGNFLELRDTYDLLCFYPDQKHALEKAMSILEDTNSKKKWQQKREKLLEDKIDVTAWMTDFIERYPESFIGYKQQQQSKGTN, encoded by the coding sequence ATGAGAGTCTTAATTGACATCGGCCATCCTGCGCATGTCCATTTATTCAAACACTGTATATGGAATCTCGAACGGAGTGGGCACGAAGTTATCGTTACCGCGAGGAAGAAGGAGGTTACCCTGAATTTATTACATGCTTACGGACTCACTTATTATGATCTAGGCGAACATTACGCAACCACGTTAGGTAAAGCATCTGGTATGATCAAAAGAAATTATAAATTATATAGAATCGCAAAAAAATTTGTTCCCAATATTTTGGTTGGTGTCCATGATCCGTATATCGCCCAGGTAGGGAAATTATTAAGAAAGCCCTCGATAACTTTTACCGATACGGAACACGTGAGATTAAGCAGTAAACTGACATTCCCTTTTACAAATGTTATTTGCACACCGGCCTGCTTTAAAGAACGACTCAATCCCCAAAAACATGTCCGGTATAATGGCTACCATGAACTTGCCTATCTCCATCCGAAGTATTTCGCGCCCGATGATACCGTCTTAGCGGGAATGGGTCTCTCACGTAATGATCAGTTTATCATTCTACGATTCATCTCGTGGGGCGCATCTCATGATGTTCATTTAATGGGTATTGATAAAGGATCGGCATTAGAGTTCATCAAATCGCTTGAACGTTACGGACGCGTTTTTATCACGTCCGAGCGGAAACTTAGTACTGAACTCGAGCAATATAGATTAGCTGTTCCACCGGAGCAGATGCTTTCTCTCCTGTATTATGCGGATTTATATATAGGCGAAGGCGGCACGATGGCTGCGGAAGCGGCGATACTGGGAACACCGGCGATACATATAGAATCGACATCCAAAGGGATTGCAACCGGTAACTTCTCAGGCAATTTCCTGGAGTTACGTGATACATACGATTTGTTGTGCTTCTATCCCGACCAGAAACACGCTCTGGAGAAGGCGATGAGCATTTTAGAGGATACGAATTCAAAAAAGAAATGGCAGCAGAAGAGGGAGAAACTCCTGGAAGATAAGATAGACGTAACGGCGTGGATGACCGACTTCATCGAACGATATCCAGAAAGTTTTATTGGATATAAGCAGCAGCAACAGAGTAAAGGGACTAACTAA